A section of the Cytophagales bacterium genome encodes:
- a CDS encoding PKD domain-containing protein, with amino-acid sequence MKKLLLVTAILGIGFTNGITQTWTTQISNTAEDLNSIVFIDSCTGWAFGTGGAILKTTSGGGSWDPLNTLPVLDIFSGHFFNAANGIGVGVHAITGVGAKITTANGGLTWNIDTVTFPGDLFDISFANNTTGWVAGIDGYVAKTINGGTAFTPQNSGLGAGDDLTSVFFADASNGWAVGVGGIIINTNDGGTTPWTPQTSNTIEDLNSVFFLNPLKGWAVGFGGVIASTTDGGTIWADTIINPGIDFFDVVFLDDSTGWVVGTAGNIFMTTDGGFTWNLQASGTGQDIFSIAMLSSALGWYSGTVGAIGHYGSVPPASADFAFFLACGIDTNSFIDLSLNTPTSWLWDFGDFTANSTLQNPTHVYSAPGTYTVTLTVSNASGCSDTAVAVVTIHNQDSQQQIFQQLHLQFVPVLLLLSQIHLQAALPHGCGILVMVAGITSKILLTLI; translated from the coding sequence ATGAAAAAACTTCTACTCGTGACAGCAATTCTTGGAATTGGGTTCACAAATGGTATAACACAAACCTGGACAACACAAATTTCAAACACAGCCGAAGATCTCAACAGCATTGTTTTCATAGATAGTTGTACCGGCTGGGCATTTGGTACAGGAGGCGCCATATTAAAAACTACCAGCGGAGGAGGGAGTTGGGACCCGTTAAACACTTTACCGGTTCTGGATATTTTTTCCGGACATTTTTTTAATGCTGCCAATGGCATCGGTGTCGGAGTGCATGCTATTACCGGTGTAGGAGCTAAAATCACTACGGCTAACGGGGGATTAACGTGGAATATTGATACCGTTACATTTCCCGGAGATCTGTTTGATATTTCCTTTGCAAACAACACCACAGGCTGGGTTGCAGGCATTGACGGCTATGTTGCAAAAACCATCAATGGCGGTACTGCCTTCACACCTCAAAACAGCGGATTAGGTGCGGGAGACGACCTAACTTCTGTTTTTTTTGCTGATGCAAGCAATGGCTGGGCCGTAGGTGTTGGAGGAATTATCATCAATACAAATGATGGAGGTACAACTCCCTGGACGCCTCAAACAAGTAATACTATTGAAGATTTAAATTCTGTTTTTTTCCTTAACCCTTTAAAAGGATGGGCAGTAGGTTTTGGTGGTGTGATAGCTAGCACAACAGATGGGGGAACTATCTGGGCAGACACAATAATTAATCCCGGTATAGATTTTTTTGATGTTGTATTTTTAGATGACAGTACAGGATGGGTAGTTGGTACTGCAGGTAATATTTTTATGACCACAGATGGCGGTTTTACATGGAACCTGCAAGCAAGCGGTACGGGGCAAGATATTTTCTCAATTGCCATGCTATCTTCTGCTTTGGGATGGTACAGCGGCACTGTCGGAGCTATTGGTCATTATGGATCTGTTCCTCCTGCTTCTGCCGATTTTGCATTTTTTCTCGCTTGTGGAATCGATACTAATTCTTTCATTGATCTGTCATTAAACACACCAACAAGCTGGCTATGGGATTTTGGGGATTTTACCGCTAATTCTACATTACAAAATCCCACACATGTTTATAGCGCTCCCGGAACTTATACCGTAACCTTAACAGTCAGCAATGCAAGTGGGTGTTCAGATACTGCTGTTGCGGTAGTGACTATACACAATCAGGACTCCCAACAGCAAATTTTTCAGCAACTCCACTTACAGTTTGTGCCGGTTCTCCTGTTACTTTCACAGATTCATCTACAGGCAGCCCTACCACATGGTTGTGGAATTTTGGTGATGGTGGCGGGGATAACGTCC